The Corynebacterium felinum DNA segment GCTGGCACCTACTCAATTCCCCTTCCCGTCGCCCACGAAACGTGTGGATGCTGTGTGTTGTGGTGCTCAACCCTATCTGTCCACGCTGTGCTGATGCGAACCCACACACCTTTTTCTTACCCCCACACCCATCCAGTTAATTTTCGCGGTGTGCGTTTATTCACCTCACAATAAAAGCACGTGGAATGCCTACCCAGCGCAAACCTTTCTGTGAAGCAACAACGCTGGTGGCTTTCCACGTGCCACACCCATTATTAAAATTCGAAGAAATTTGTCTCATTCAGCCGACGCCCAATGGGAATTTCACCATGAAGCAACAGCGTGAGATCAGGACCAAGTGATTTTCCTTCCACAGGTGTCCATTCTCTCCCCATTGGCAAAGTCATAATATCGTCACGGAATAGCCCAAAGGTTGCGGAGGGGCGATTATCCGCATGCGCTTTCTCCCACTCGATGACCTCAAGCACATTTTTGCACCACTGACAAGGTGCATGAATTCATGCCAGTATTTGTCCCCAAAGCCTGTGGGATCATCCCGCAGTTCCCAAAACACCACCAAATAGTGGGGTTGACGGTACGGGTGGATTTCAAAAACTGAGGCGATGTTCCGGACGAGCTTTTCGTAGCGGTGTGGTAACGATCGAGTAGCGCCAGAGTGAGTATCGCGTAGCACCCTCAAGACACCTTTGGATCTACTAAACGGGGTCAGGTTCCGCGGTGACTTAAGGGTGATTTTGCTTTAGTTGTGGCTTGTCGGTTTCAGGCGCATGTTGGGATCATCACACCGATGAGCCTTTTCAAGATAGACTCCGTCACAACGTGATGCGCGAGTTCAGGCAATAATGTCGCAGTAAGACATGCCTTGTAACAGCAACGCCCTGAGCAACTGCTAAGAATCACGGTAGGCAACTTTCTATGTAACGCGTGCAACCGGGTTGCTGGGTGCTACTCCAAAGGTCACATCACTGGCGATGAAAAGCGCTACGCGATCCTCACCCAAGCGCTACACGATAGTTACCACACCGCTACGAATTACACGTTCGCAACAGAGGCGAGTTGATCCGGGTCATAATCCTTAACAGTTAAAGCCATGGTTTTTCCTTTCACTCAGGTTTTTCGGTCAATGTGGTGATAATCCTGCATGATAATCAAGCCGTTTCACTTCATCATTCTAAGAAACATGCTCACACACTATGGATCGAGAATGTTCTTGCACTCCACACGTGCTTCTTCCAGACTTGTGACATTTTAGTCAGGTTTCGAGATTCTATAGAGCAGTCTGGTGATTTCTGGCGGTAGTGGTGTCCCGATAGATCCCTTCCAGTAGCAGCATCCAAACCTAGATGAACAAACGCAGACCGGATCGCATCTAACAAATCCCCAGCCTTTTGCCCTATCACAGGCACAGGATCATCCACCCCACCTGTGCCCCCACTAGCAACACCAAAATCCAGCCCTAACTGATCACCATCAATCAAACGCTGAGCCTGGCTTTTCAACAACGCAAGCTCTTCAGGCGTATGCGCAGAACCAATATGATCCAACACCGGCTTGTTATCAACATACCGCCACAGAACCTACACCGCTGAAGCCCCAGAAGCAGTCGGAACAATACGAATCCTCGGCAGTGACATACTCAACAGTTTACGACTACCCCCACAACTACCCGATTAGTCAGGAATTTCACCCCACCCCACAACCAAACACCAAGGCCACAGTGTCAATACGAAATACAACACACCAAAATGTCACAAGTCAGGCCACACAGATTCGCCTAACATTCGCGGTATGCGTTTACTCACCTCACGATAAAAGCACGTGGAATGCCTACCCAGCGCAAACCTTTCTGTGAAGCATCAACGCTGGTGGCTTTCCACGTGCCACACCCATTGTTAAAACTCGAAGAAATTTGTCTCATTCAGCCGACGCCCAACGGGAATTTCACCATGAAGCAACAGCGTGAGATCAAGACCAAGTGACTGCCCTTCCACAGGTGTCCATTCTCTCCCCATTGGCAAAGTCATAATATCGTCACGGAATAGCCCAAAGGTTGCGGAGGGGCGATTATCCGCATGCGCTTTCTCCCACTCGATGACCTCAAGCACATTTTTTGCACCACTGACAAGGTACATGAATTCATGCCAGTATTTGTCCCCAAAGCCTGTGGGATCATCCCGCAGTTCCCAAAACACCACCAAATAGTGGGGTTCGCGGTACGGGTGAATTTCAAAAGGGGACTTGAGCTGATCTGGATCATAATCCTTAACAGTTAAAGCCATTGTTCTTCCTTCCACTCAGGATTGGCGCTAGATAGGTGATAATTCTTTGGAGATTATCACGCCGCCTCGCTACTCCATGAAACATTCTCATCCCCTTATGGGTCGAAAATGGTCTTGCACGCGATACTTGCTTCTTCAGAATATTCAAGTGTGCCTTCCCGTGGACGTCCAGGTGCATGAGCTCGCCACTTAATGCGGACAGTCGAACGGTAATCCCGAGTCACGTAATCGCATGAACGAGCAACATTGTGCTTCCACCTCCGGCGATCGTGTACAGTTCTCACACCAGAAGAAATTGATCCAACACCTACTGTTGTCAGCGTGACCTCACCGGAGATTTCCGCCATTGTTCTATCAAATTTTACCCTGGCCTGCGTATTGATCGTCTTGGGCTTATGAAAAGACTGGTGAGGCCGATCTAAAATGCCTTTGCAGTGTACTGGCACCTCCCGATAGCCATGATAATTCCCAAGGGCATCAGGAATTTTTACGTTCGACGAGCCACTAGCAAGTTTTGTCAATGCCTCACCCAAAGCTCCCACATGTGGAATAGAGGATGAAGGGAGTTTGGGAAGTTGAACATTAGGCGGTAACCCAAACTGTGAGTGTTCAACCAGTTCACTTTCAGGGACTAAGGCAATTGCAACAAATTCGAAATCGGCATCAAAGTCCTCGAATGAAATGTCGTCGTCGTCCATATCAAATTCAACGACGTGAGAATCCTCCATGTTCTGAGCCTGCGCAAAGGCTGGAGGGGCAAGCATAAAGGCAACCGTAATGAAACCTACAAGTGCGCGGAGCCAATGTTTTTACATAAAAGTATTATATTTTATTTAACTTTAGAAATCACCAATGGTGATCATATTCACTTCGTTGCCCGTGAGTCTTGTATGATCGGCACAATTGCAGCACAACCGTCGTTGAGAGAAAACTGTGCTCAAGTTCCACAACAACTACTCCTGTGAGTAACGCCGGAAGTTGGTGTGTGGGGGTTTAGTTAGCAGCGACTCGTGAAATTTTAAAAGAACTGAACCCCGACGAGCACTTAGGCGCAGGAAGTAAAAATCGGTGAAAACCGGATGTACGGCAGGGAAAACACCCGCCATAAGCGAGTTATCCACAGGGGGTTGTGGATAACTCTGTTCATCGGCTGTGCACAACAAGAAAAAGATGGGGATAAACTGTGCAAAGCTGTGGATAAAATGTGAAGTGCTTATTGAAAACTGCAGGTTATCGCCTGTTTCAGGGCTGTGAAAATCTTATCGCTCGTGGTTGAAAAATTGTGCCAGAAACCGTGCTTTACACAGGTTTTTCACCCAGTCGAGAGTGAAAACCCACATCAGACCACCCTTTTATCCACAGTGCCAAGCAAGTTACTCACAACCATCCCCAGTAGTGGCTGATAATGCCATCAGTATTGCCCAACAGGGGATGAAAAACCGCGAAGCTTTTACCGGTGTTGATCTTAAAAACAAAGAAGCGAAGCTACCTTCTCCACACAAAGTGGGTAAGATACCTTCGCTTCTTTAATGCTGTTGTCGTTGGGTCACCTATGTGTGACCGTCGTTGCTTGCTGTATGCCTAAAAATTAGGCAGCAACGACCTCGAAGTTCACCGATGCTGCGATGTTGGAGTGCAGCTTCACATCTACCTTGTACTTACCGGTAGCCTTAACCAGGCCCTTTGGCAGTACAATGTTGCGCTTATCCAGGTTAGGGCCGCCAGCTGCCTTCACAGCTGCAGCAATATCTTCGGTGGATACAGAACCGAAGAGCTTACCCTTCTCAGAGGTGCGCACAGAAACGGAAACACCCTCAAGTGCCTCCAGCTGTGCCTTGACTTCGCGAGCGTGATCGAGGTCGCGAATTTCGCGAGCCTCTTGGGCACGCTTGATGCCCTCGATCTGCTTCTCTGCACCGCGGGTGGCAACGATGGCCAGGCCGCGAGGAAGCAGCAAGTTACGTCCGTAACCGTCCTTAACCTCAACAATGTCGCCTGCGACACCGAGGTTCTCAACGGCAGCGGTGAGGATCAGCTTCATGATCCCTGCCTTTCGTGGTTTTTAACCCCACCCCCACACAACGCCACAGAAGTAGCGCGGTATTAGTTCACACAGTGGGAAGTAGGAAAGATTTATATCTGTGGTTTTCTTTTCAGGCGCTCACAATGAGCTTTCAAGAGTTCTAACCGTGATGATTATTAGAACGGTGGCTCATCATCTGCGCCCCCAAATCCACCAGCTGGTGGTGCGCTGCTCCATGGATCATTGGCAGGAGCGGATTGCTGTGGTGCAGCGCCGCCGTACTGGCCGCCGCTGAAACCACTGTGGTTGTTCGCCTGATTAAATCCGCCGCCGCCGGAGAAACCTCCGCCAGCGTTTCCACCTTGGGCATAACCACCCTGTTGTTGGTTGTAGCCGCCCTCACGAGGATTGCGGTTCACCTGCGCAGTTGCATAACGCAAGGATGGTCCCACTTCATCAACTTCCAACTCCATCACGGTGCGCTTCTCACCCTCGCGGGTGTCGTAGGAGCGCTGGCGGAGTCGGCCGGTCACGATCACGCGCATACCCTTCGACAGGGTTTCGGCGACGTTCTCGGCAGCTTGGCGCCAAATATTGCAGGTCATAAACATGGCTTCGCCGTCAACCCACTGGTTCGACTGTGAGTCGTACCGGCGTGGGGTGGACGCAACGCGGAAAGTCGCTACCGCCGCACCGGTTTGGGTGAAGCGGAGTTCCGGGTCAGCAACAACGTTGC contains these protein-coding regions:
- the rplI gene encoding 50S ribosomal protein L9, which gives rise to MKLILTAAVENLGVAGDIVEVKDGYGRNLLLPRGLAIVATRGAEKQIEGIKRAQEAREIRDLDHAREVKAQLEALEGVSVSVRTSEKGKLFGSVSTEDIAAAVKAAGGPNLDKRNIVLPKGLVKATGKYKVDVKLHSNIAASVNFEVVAA
- a CDS encoding single-stranded DNA-binding protein, producing MAQGDVNITIVGNVVADPELRFTQTGAAVATFRVASTPRRYDSQSNQWVDGEAMFMTCNIWRQAAENVAETLSKGMRVIVTGRLRQRSYDTREGEKRTVMELEVDEVGPSLRYATAQVNRNPREGGYNQQQGGYAQGGNAGGGFSGGGGFNQANNHSGFSGGQYGGAAPQQSAPANDPWSSAPPAGGFGGADDEPPF